The genomic DNA GTGAAGGTCACTTGCCGATTCCAATCGCCGCTTCGTACATGGACTTGCTGCGGTCGACCACCGCGAGGTTGGCCTGGTACGCGCGCTGCGCGATCATCAGGTGCGCCATCTGGTCCGACAGGTTGATGTCGGGGATGCGGACGTTGCCGTCCGCATCGGCCAGCGGGTTCGTCGGGTCCGACACGACGCGGCCGTTGGGGTCGCCCCACAGGTTCCCGGCGACGTAGGAGCCGCCGTTGTTCCCGTACTGGTTCGCCCGCGCGAGGATGTAGCGGGCCTGGAAGGCCTTCTCGTCGGTCCGGCTGACGTTGTTCATGTTCGCGATGTTGTCCGAGACCGCGTCGAGCCACTTACGGTCGACGACCAGGCCCGAGTACGCGATGTTCATCGCCCCGAAGATGCTCATGTCTTTCCTCCCCTACCGCGCGTGCGTCCGGCGTTCCGTGCTGTCCGTGATGTCCGGGTCGCCCGATCAGGCCTGGCCGGTGATCGCGACGCGCAGGCGCTGGAACTTCATCGTCATCGCGGCCGTAGCGAGCTGCGTGGTGAGCAGGGTCTGCGCGCTCGCCAGCGACTCCTCGTCGAGGTTGACATTGCTGCCGTTGGTCCGCGTGGGCTCGAGAGAGTGGGCCCGGCTGAACGGGGCCGAACTCGGGTCGCCGTTCGCGTAGGCGCGCTTCAGGCTCGTCTCGAAGTCGACCTTTCCGGCCATGAACCCCGGGGTCTCGATGTTCGAGATGTTGTCCGCGATCGTGCGCTGCCGCAGCGACAGCCCGGTCAGGGCGTGGTGCAGCGCCGACATCGTGGTGTCACCGATGAGGCTGGTCATGTGGGGTCCCCCCGGACGTGATGGGCGAAGTGCGGGGTCCGGGTGGGGACGGGCCCTGGAGCGAGGGTCGTGCGGCGGCAGTCCCTCCGCGCCGTCAAGGCGCTGGCATCGGTGCCTGGTGCGGGACTGCTTCGTGCGGGTTCGCCATCCGTGGCCACCCTTCTCTTCGGCCAGGCCGCGCGGCCCCTGAGCCGATCCGGGCGGTCGACCGAACCCGCTTGCGTCTCAACGGAAACGGGGGCTGACCGGCACAGATATCGGCCCGCTCGAGCGGTCGAGCGGCGGCTCCCGGTCGGGGAGCCGCCGCTCTCGGCGTACGGCGTGTATCGTGGGCCCTTGCGTTTTGCGCGCGGGGTTGCCCGCGACAGGACGCGACCGGCGGGTCAGGCCCGCAGCTTGTAGACGGTGGCGCGCCCGATCGTCTCGCGGATCCACTGATCGTCGACGTTCATCGTGGTCTCCGCGCCCCCGAGGAACAGGTAGCCGTCGGGCCGGATGATCT from Austwickia sp. includes the following:
- a CDS encoding flagellar basal-body rod protein FlgC, which codes for MSIFGAMNIAYSGLVVDRKWLDAVSDNIANMNNVSRTDEKAFQARYILARANQYGNNGGSYVAGNLWGDPNGRVVSDPTNPLADADGNVRIPDINLSDQMAHLMIAQRAYQANLAVVDRSKSMYEAAIGIGK
- a CDS encoding flagellar biosynthesis protein FlgB; translated protein: MTSLIGDTTMSALHHALTGLSLRQRTIADNISNIETPGFMAGKVDFETSLKRAYANGDPSSAPFSRAHSLEPTRTNGSNVNLDEESLASAQTLLTTQLATAAMTMKFQRLRVAITGQA